The DNA window AAATAAATTCTCAACGGATTGGATTGAATTTTACTGGTTAAATTTATTTTAGGTTTTCTTTATTTTCCCTTCAATTGGATGGATTGCTCCACATGCTTCACATTTTAGCATTAAAACTCTATTCCTTTTAGTCATTTTTGTATCTGGTCTACCGCATTCCCTGCATAGAACATATTTTGTTACAAATCTCTTTATGCATTCTTGGATTTTTGCCTCAGGTATTTTCCCCTGCAAAACAACCCTGTCATTCATTTCTCCAGCAGTTCCTACTTCCTTCAAAATATATGTGAATATTTGTTTTTTGTCCCTATTTACCTTATCACTTATTTCCCCGAGATTTTTTAATATAGTTGTGTTTCCTTCATAATAAATAACTCCAACAGGCATTTGAAACCTATCTTTTGCTATAATTTCCTTTGGCAAACCCTTTATTGCCCTATCAAGAAGTTTTTCATAGTTGTATTTATCCATGTTGTGAAGTATTTTTAAATATATAACTTTATTCAAGAGTTGCATGCCTTCTTTTCA is part of the Thermoplasmatales archaeon genome and encodes:
- a CDS encoding translation initiation factor IF-2 subunit beta, with the protein product MDKYNYEKLLDRAIKGLPKEIIAKDRFQMPVGVIYYEGNTTILKNLGEISDKVNRDKKQIFTYILKEVGTAGEMNDRVVLQGKIPEAKIQECIKRFVTKYVLCRECGRPDTKMTKRNRVLMLKCEACGAIHPIEGKIKKT